From the genome of Amycolatopsis sp. NBC_01488, one region includes:
- the mobA gene encoding molybdenum cofactor guanylyltransferase has translation MRYAGIVVAGGSARRLSGVDKPALSVGGKPLLARAIHALEGAERVIVVGPRRPGFDVVWTREPVPGTGPVAALAAGLAFVPDDVEVVAVLAADLPGVRRSTVDRLVAAIGDGDGAVLVDATGSRQWLLGAWRVTALKAALPEQPENAALRRVLGGLSATEVPAERGEADDIDTPEDLERHR, from the coding sequence ATGCGTTACGCGGGGATCGTGGTGGCCGGGGGCTCGGCCCGCAGGCTGTCCGGTGTGGACAAGCCGGCCCTGTCGGTGGGCGGGAAACCGTTGCTCGCGCGCGCGATCCACGCGCTGGAAGGCGCCGAACGGGTGATCGTCGTCGGCCCGCGGCGGCCCGGCTTCGACGTCGTGTGGACCCGCGAGCCGGTGCCCGGCACCGGGCCGGTGGCGGCGCTGGCGGCCGGGCTCGCGTTCGTCCCGGACGACGTCGAGGTGGTCGCGGTGCTGGCCGCGGACCTCCCGGGCGTCCGCCGGTCCACTGTGGACCGCCTGGTCGCCGCGATCGGCGACGGCGACGGCGCTGTCCTCGTCGACGCGACCGGGTCGAGGCAGTGGCTGCTCGGTGCCTGGCGGGTCACCGCGCTGAAGGCCGCGCTGCCCGAGCAGCCGGAGAACGCGGCCCTGCGGCGGGTGCTGGGCGGGCTGTCGGCCACCGAGGTGCCGGCCGAGCGGGGCGAGGCCGACGACATCGACACGCCCGAGGACCTCGAGCGCCACCGCTGA